The sequence below is a genomic window from Chondrinema litorale.
GCTTTATAACCAGCTAAAAAATATTCTTTTACTAAAATCATATTTAAATTTTCCTGAACACTAACCTAACGCCTGCAATAAACCATTGTTTTTATGTAAAAGCATTTAATATTACCATATTGTTAAGATTCTTTTAGTGCTTATTTCCAAAAGCAAGCTCCGGTTTATACCTTTGCACCCAATTTGAGCATACGTATAACCAACCATAGAAAAATGCCTAGAAACCCAGATATAAAATCTGTACTTATTATTGGAAGCGGACCGATTATTATAGGTCAGGCATGTGAGTTCGATTACTCAGGATCACAGGCAGCAAGATCACTAAGAGAAGAAGGGATTGAAGTAACACTTATTAATTCAAACCCGGCTACGATCATGACAGACCCTGTGACTGCTGATAACATCTATCTTAAGCCACTCGAAAAGAAATCAATTATTGAAATCCTCGAAAAGCACGATATTGATGCTGTACTACCTACCATGGGTGGACAAACAGCTCTTAATCTTGCGATCGATTGTGATGAAGCGGGAATTTGGGAGAAATACGGGGTTAAAATAATTGGTGTAGACATCAATGCAATCCAAACTACGGAAGACAGGGAGCTTTTCCGTCAGAAGATGATTGAGCTAAATGTAAATGTTTGTGAGGGTAGAACTGCAAAATCTTTTCTTGAAGGAAAAGAAATTGCTCAGGAAATTGGATTCCCACTTGTAATTAGACCTTCTTTCACCCTTGGCGGAACTGGTGGAGGTTTTGTTCATTCTAAAGATGAATTCGATAAAGCTCTTACAAGAGGGTTACATATGTCTCCGGTTCATGAAGTGTTGATAGAACAGAGTATTTTGGGTTGGAAAGAATACGAACTGGAGTTATTAAGAGACAATCTTGGTAATGTTATTATTATATGTTCAATTGAGAACGTAGACCCAATGGGTGTTCATACTGGTGATTCGATTACAGTAGCACCAGCAATGACATTACCAGATACAGTATACCAAAACATGCGTGATCTTGCAATTAAGATGATGAATGGTATTGGAGAGTTTGCTGGTGGATGTAATGTTCAGTTTGCAGTTAATCCAGCAGACGACAGCATTGTAGGTATCGAAATTAACCCAAGGGTTTCTAGATCATCTGCACTTGCTTCTAAAGCTACTGGTTACCCAATTGCAAAAATTGCATCTAAACTGGCTATCGGTTACAATTTGGATGAGCTTAAAAATGCAATTACCGGAAATACTTCGGCATATTTTGAACCATCTCTCGATTATGTAATCGTAAAAATACCTCGTTGGAACTTCGATAAATTCCAAGGTGTCGATCGCCAATTAGGATTACAGATGAAATCTGTAGGTGAAGTTATGGGTATCGGTCGTAACTTTCAGGAAGCATTACAAAAAGCTTGTCAGTCTTTAGAGATAAAAAGAAATGGTTTAGGTGCAGATGGTAAAGGACTGAAAAAACAAGAACAAATTCTACCAGGTCTTGAGAAACCAAGCTGGGACAGAATTTTCCAAATTTACGATGCATTTAGACTTGGAATATCTCTAAGGACTATTCAAAAGTTAACTCATATCGACAAGTGGTTCTTGAACCAAATCGAAGAACTTATTGAGCTTGAAAAAGAAATTGAGACTTATAACCTGAATAGCCTTCCAAAAAACATTCTCCTTCAAGCTAAACAAAAAGGATACGCAGATCGCCAGATAGCTCACTTGTTAAAGTGTCTTGAAAGTGATGTTTATAACAAAAGAAAAGAACTGAATATCAATCGTGTTTGGAAACTAGTTGATACTTGTGCTGCTGAATTTGCTGCAGAGACCCCATACTACTACTCAACTTTCGATGAAGAAAACGAATCAGTTGCTTCTAATAAAAAGAAAATTGTAGTATTAGGTGCAGGACCAAACAGAATTGGCCAAGGTATTGAGTTTGACTATTGCTGTGTTCATGGTGTATTAGCCGCTAAAGAGTGTGGTTACGAAACCATCATGATTAACTGTAACCCAGAAACAGTTTCAACTGACTTCGATATTTCAGATAAACTTTATTTCGAGCCAGTTTTCTGGGAACATATCTACGAAATAATCGAGCACGAAAAGCCAGAAGGTGTAATTGTTCAGTTAGGTGGACAAACAGCACTTAAACTTGCTGAAAAACTAGAGCGTTACGGAATCAAAATTTTAGGTACAAGCTACGAGGCACTAGACCTTGCAGAAGATAGAGGTAGCTTCTCAGACTTACTTAAAAAGAATAAAATTCCATATCCGCAATTTGGTGTTGCTAAAAATGCAGATGAAGCTTTAGAAGTTTGCCAAGATTTAGGTTTCCCTCTACTTGTAAGACCATCTTATGTACTAGGAGGTCAAAGTATGAAAATCGTAATTAACGAGGAAGAACTAGAAGAGCACGTAGTAAGAACATTGAGAAAAATACCTAACAACCGTATTTTGCTCGACCACTTCTTAGATGGAGCCATAGAGGCAGAAGCTGATGCTATATGTGACGGAAAAGATGTTTACATTATAGGTATTATGCAACACATTGAGCCAGCCGGTATTCACTCTGGAGACTCTTATGCTGTATTACCTCCATACAATATTGGAGACTTACTTCTGCATCAAATAGAAGACTACACAAGAAAAATTGCTTTAGAGCTTAAAACTGTAGGTTTATTAAACATTCAGTTTGCGATAAAAGACGATAAGGTTTACATAATTGAAGCTAACCCGAGAGCTTCTAGAACTGTACCTTTCATCTGTAAAGCATACCAAGAGCCATATGTGAATTATGCAACTAAGATCATGTTAGGTGAAAAAACAATTCAGGATTTTGATTTCCAACCTGTTAAAAAAGGATATGCAATTAAAATTCCTGTATTCTCTTTTGAGAAATTCCCTAATGTTAACAAGGAATTAGGCCCTGAAATGAAATCTACCGGAGAAGCCATCTACTTTATCGATGATCTAAGAGATGAATTCTTTAGAAAGATTTATGCAGAAAGGAACCTTTACTTGTCGAGATAACAAATTCAAAAGCCTGTTTTAATTAAAACAGGCTTCTTTTTTATATTTGAAACCATCAAACAGTATAGGTGGTTAAATAAAAAAAGTCTTGATATATGTTTTTTAAATTTTTAATAGTATCAATACTAGTTATTTATGTACTAGCACGTTTTTGGGGATTTATCTACAGAGTAATTGCTGCATTTCAAGGGAAAGAACCACCATCTAAACAATTTGAAAAGAAGCAAAATACTAATGTAGCTTACGAAACCAAAAAAGAAAATAACCTCCAGATACTTATCCCCAAAAAGGATAAAAGCTCAAATAAAGATAAGCCTGGAGAGTATATAGATTTTGAAGAGGTAAAAGAATAAACTTTACCTTTTTTTATTTTATACCAAAGTCGATCAGCTTAGTTAATCCAGTGCTTAATATTTCCAGTTCTTCTGATCCAAGCGGATGATGCCCTAGGAGCAAGGATTGCACATATAAAACTTTTACATATAAACTAAGCTGTTCTTCATCTGCGACTGTAGTTAATTTCTTTATTAGTGGGCTATTTAAATTGAAGCAAAGTTTTGAGTATCCATTAATAAACTCATTGCTACTTAGCTGATTCATTATTCCTCCCCACAAAGTATTCGATACCTCGTCTGACTTTTGTATAGAATTCCACAGGCTAGAAAACTCGTCTTTACTATATAAAGTGGAGAGGTTAGCAGGTTCAAACTTCTTTAGTATTGCATGGCATTTAAATTCATCCAATACAGAATTGGCAATTCTACTAAAAAAAGCAGCAGCTTCTTTTTCAGATGGAAAAGGTTCTTCAAACCTTTCTATAAAATGCTCTGTATTTACTTCTACAACCTGCTTCTCTGGAAAAAGCCTACTTAACTTCTCCAATAGCTCACGCTTATATGTATATCCAGAATTGATAATCGAAATTCCTTGTGCATTTGCAATACTGGCTACTTGCCTAAATTCATCTACATTTGGAATATGCCTGATAACATCATCAAAGCTTTCAAACTCACCGAGAGTTAAATTACCATGATCTGTTTCAAAAGGAATATAAGGAATAATAATTTTAAAAAACTCATCATCGTGCAATGCAAGAGTATTCATTGAATGATAATGAATCACATACAACTTCTTTAATTGATCTGGATTATTTTTTTCAAGATCTAGTAAATACTGCTTTAAGATTTTACCTAGATCATCTCTGGTTCTCTTTAAATCTTTATCTTCGTAGAAAGACTCTCTCGACGCGGTAGGTTTAAGGTTTTCTGTATTAATGATACATTTCACAAAAAATGCCCAATCTGGTAGCATATTCTCAGCTTTTTCTGAAATGAGCATATTTTTGAGATAGACCTTATGAGTACTTTTTGATGAAGGGCTTACTTCGTGTGGTAATACATAAGCTACCCCTTTTGTAAAGCCAGATGGCGTTACTAATGAGATATAATCTAAGAATTTAATACCAAACTCTTTTTCTCCATACTCTAATACAGCTTCTCGTTCTTCCTCAGTGTTACTATACTTTCTCTCCCATGGAGCTCTTAATTTATTGATAATTTGTTGATTATTACCTACTTGTAACTGTACAGGATAAGGCAGTAATGAACCATACAAACTTAATATTCCTTTTAACTTACTTTCTTCAAAATAGCTTTCTTTCCCTTTTTTAGCTGTTAAATAAATTTTTGTCCCTACAGAAAATTCTCCCTCAAGTACTTTTACTTTATATGATCCATTT
It includes:
- the carB gene encoding carbamoyl-phosphate synthase large subunit, with protein sequence MPRNPDIKSVLIIGSGPIIIGQACEFDYSGSQAARSLREEGIEVTLINSNPATIMTDPVTADNIYLKPLEKKSIIEILEKHDIDAVLPTMGGQTALNLAIDCDEAGIWEKYGVKIIGVDINAIQTTEDRELFRQKMIELNVNVCEGRTAKSFLEGKEIAQEIGFPLVIRPSFTLGGTGGGFVHSKDEFDKALTRGLHMSPVHEVLIEQSILGWKEYELELLRDNLGNVIIICSIENVDPMGVHTGDSITVAPAMTLPDTVYQNMRDLAIKMMNGIGEFAGGCNVQFAVNPADDSIVGIEINPRVSRSSALASKATGYPIAKIASKLAIGYNLDELKNAITGNTSAYFEPSLDYVIVKIPRWNFDKFQGVDRQLGLQMKSVGEVMGIGRNFQEALQKACQSLEIKRNGLGADGKGLKKQEQILPGLEKPSWDRIFQIYDAFRLGISLRTIQKLTHIDKWFLNQIEELIELEKEIETYNLNSLPKNILLQAKQKGYADRQIAHLLKCLESDVYNKRKELNINRVWKLVDTCAAEFAAETPYYYSTFDEENESVASNKKKIVVLGAGPNRIGQGIEFDYCCVHGVLAAKECGYETIMINCNPETVSTDFDISDKLYFEPVFWEHIYEIIEHEKPEGVIVQLGGQTALKLAEKLERYGIKILGTSYEALDLAEDRGSFSDLLKKNKIPYPQFGVAKNADEALEVCQDLGFPLLVRPSYVLGGQSMKIVINEEELEEHVVRTLRKIPNNRILLDHFLDGAIEAEADAICDGKDVYIIGIMQHIEPAGIHSGDSYAVLPPYNIGDLLLHQIEDYTRKIALELKTVGLLNIQFAIKDDKVYIIEANPRASRTVPFICKAYQEPYVNYATKIMLGEKTIQDFDFQPVKKGYAIKIPVFSFEKFPNVNKELGPEMKSTGEAIYFIDDLRDEFFRKIYAERNLYLSR
- a CDS encoding DUF4834 family protein; amino-acid sequence: MFFKFLIVSILVIYVLARFWGFIYRVIAAFQGKEPPSKQFEKKQNTNVAYETKKENNLQILIPKKDKSSNKDKPGEYIDFEEVKE
- a CDS encoding HSP90 family protein gives rise to the protein MSHFNFQVNLEGIIDILSNHLYSEEKVFIRELLQNATDAISARKRQEQDFSPEVQIEIIESDGVIPPQLIFEDNGIGLSESEVHDFLSSIGSSSKRDELSKRRQDFIGQFGIGLLSCFMITNEIIMITRSLNDTKAIEWRGSANGSYKVKVLEGEFSVGTKIYLTAKKGKESYFEESKLKGILSLYGSLLPYPVQLQVGNNQQIINKLRAPWERKYSNTEEEREAVLEYGEKEFGIKFLDYISLVTPSGFTKGVAYVLPHEVSPSSKSTHKVYLKNMLISEKAENMLPDWAFFVKCIINTENLKPTASRESFYEDKDLKRTRDDLGKILKQYLLDLEKNNPDQLKKLYVIHYHSMNTLALHDDEFFKIIIPYIPFETDHGNLTLGEFESFDDVIRHIPNVDEFRQVASIANAQGISIINSGYTYKRELLEKLSRLFPEKQVVEVNTEHFIERFEEPFPSEKEAAAFFSRIANSVLDEFKCHAILKKFEPANLSTLYSKDEFSSLWNSIQKSDEVSNTLWGGIMNQLSSNEFINGYSKLCFNLNSPLIKKLTTVADEEQLSLYVKVLYVQSLLLGHHPLGSEELEILSTGLTKLIDFGIK